The genomic stretch TTCTGCTGGTTGCCGCCGGACAGGGTGACGACCGGACGGTCCAGGTTGCCGCGGACACCCGCCTCGGCGGCCGCGGCGGCGGCATCCCGGTGCTCGGCCCGGGACCGCACCCACCAGCCCGAGCTGAATCGGCGCCGGACCACGGGGAGCGAGATGTTCTGGATGCCTGACGCTTCGAGCAGCAGGCCGTCGTGCTTGCGGTCGGGCGGGACGAACCCCACCCCGGCCCGCAGCGCCCGACCGACCCGGCCGGTCCGGAGCCGTCGGCCGCGCAGGCTGACGCGCCCGCCGGCCACCGGGAGGTCACCGGCCAGGCAGCGGAGCACCTCGTCCTGGCCCGACCCCTCCAGGCCGTACAGGCCGACGATCTCCCCTTCGTGGAGCTCGACGTCCACGCCGCGGACCAACGGCGGAGCGACCAGTCCCTGCACCGAGAGCACGGCCGGCCGGCCGGTCTCGGCCGCCTTCGGCGGGAAGAGATCGGCGAGCTCGCGGCCCACCATGAGCGAGACGATCCGCTCCGGCGACAACTGCTCGGTCGGCGCGGAGCTGTTCACCGCGCCGTCCTTGAGCACGGTCACCTCGTCGGTCACCGCCATCACCTCGTCGAGCCGGTGACTGACGAAGGCGATGCCCATCCCGCCGGCGGCCAGTTCCCGCAACACGGCCAGCAACCGCCGCGCGTCTTCGGGCGGCAGCGCCGCCGTCGGTTCGTCGAGGATCAGGACGTTCGACGAACGAACCAGACCGCGGGCCAGCTCGACGAACTGCTGATCGGCGGTCGGCAGTCCCTCGACCCGGCGTCGGACATCAATGTCGGCGCCGAGCCGGGCCAGGGCGGCCCGGGCTCGGCGTTCCATCTCCGACACGCTGACCCACCCCTGCTTGCGGGGTGCCCGGCCGGCGCAGATGTTCTGCGCCACCGTCAGGTGCGGGAACAGCGCCAGTTCCTGATGCACGATCTGGATCCCGGCAGCCTCGGCCGCCGTCATCGAACCCGGCGTCACCGCCGTCCCGTCGACGGCCACCGTGCCGGAATCGGCCCGGTAGACCCCGCTGATGATCTTCAGCAGTGTCGACTTCCCGGCGCCGTTCTCCCCGACCAGGCCATGGACGGCGCCCGCTCGGAGGGTGAAGCTGACGTCGGACAGCGCACGGGTCGCCCCGAACGCCTTGGAGACGTGATCGACGGTGAGGCTGCGGAAAGTCACGAGAAGATCGTCTTGACCTGGTCGGGCGTCAGGTAGTTCTCCAGCTTGCCGTCGCTGCCGACGACACCGTCCGACCACCAGTCCTTGGGCAGCGAGGCGTTGGCGAACTGGTCGACGTTCTCATCGGTGATGGCCGGCAGCTCCAGGCTGTAGGAGGCCTTGATCGTCTCGCCGCGCAACGCCTTCAGCGCCAGCTTGACCGCTTCCGGGGTCTGCCAGGTCGGGAAGATCGGCGCCACGGCCTTGAGCCCCTTGTCCTGCCAGATGTGCAGGAAACCGTTCTCGCACTCGCCGGTCATCGGCACCAGCGGCCGCCCCTTGGCCTCGAACACGTCGATCGCCGCCCGCGTCATCTCCGAACCGCTGGACCACACGCCGTCGATCTCGGGGAACTGGGCGACCAGCGTCTCCGCCGCGGTCTGACCGCCGGCGTAGTTCCAGTCGCCGTAGGCCTCACCCTCGACCTCGAGTCCGCACTTCTCCATCTCGGCCTTGCCCGCGTCGTACCGCTCGGTCTCGGCCTGCACGCCGGCTATCCCGCGCAGCATCACGACCTTGCCCTTCCCGGACATCAGGTCGCAGAGTCCCTTGGCCGCGGTGGCACCGAAGGTGTCGTTGGTCGAGAACACCCGGCTGAGCACGTCAGAGGACTGGACGTCCGTCCCCTCGACGATGACCGGGATGTTGGCCTGCGCCGCGCGGCGCAGCACCGGGGTCAGGGAGTCGCTGTTGACCGGCGAGACGACGAGGGCGTTGACGCCCTGCGCGAGCAGGTCCTCGATGTTGCTGACCTGGGTGTTGGCGTCGTTGTTGGCGTTGGTGGTGATGAGCTCGGCGCCGTACTCCTTGGCCACCAGTTCGGCGGCCTTGGAGCGCTGCACCTGGAAGCTGTTGACCAGGTTGAGGCTGGCGTACCCGATCTTGGGGTTGCTGACGTCGCTCTTGTACTTCGAGGTGTCGACATCGGAGCTGGCGGCGGACAGCGCCATCCCCGAGTAGAGCGGGATGCTGCCGCCGGCGTCCGCGCCGGCGCTGCCGGACGCCGCAGCGGACGACGAGCCACCGTCGGCCGAGCTGGAGGACGTGCTGCTGGAACTCCCGCAGCCGGTCAGGGCGGTCAGGGTCACGGCCGACACGGCCGCGGCGACCATGAAATGCCGGAGGGGGGTACGCATCTGAGGAGCTCCGATCTGAGGGTGCTGGGGGTGGGGCGGCGGACGAGAAAGGCGACAGGGACGCAGTGGTGGGTGGTTGGTCAGGTGCTGCGGGTTCGCCGGAACAGAGCGGCCGCGGCGAGCAGGACGACACCGCTGGCGATCGACAGCCCGCCGGCGCCGAGACCGGCGGCTGTCAGTACGGCGGCCAGGACGGTGAACAACAATGCCCCGCCGAGGGTCCCGCCGACGCCGCCCTTGCCGCCGACGAAGGTGGTGCCGCCGACGACGACGGCGGCCAGCGAGTTCAGCAGCAGGTCTTCGCCGGCTCCGAGACTGCCCTGACCGACGGCGCCGGCCAGGAACAGGCCGCCGACGGCGGCGCAGAGCCCCGAGAACACGTAGGAGACGACGTCGACACGGGCGAGGGAGACGCCGCTGAGCCGCGCGGCGGAGGGATTGATGCCGCGGGCGTAGAGCGTGCGGCCCACCCAGGTGAACTTCAGCACGATGGCCACCCCCACGAACAGGGCCGCGGTGAGCCACACCGCGGGAGCCAGGCCGAGCCAACTGCCGAGGGACAGCGCGCGGATCGACGGTGGAAGTTGACCGGACGGGGCTCCACCCGAGATCACGAGGGCCGCGCCGGTCAGCATGAAACTCGTGCCCAGGGTCATGATGAACGGCGAAACCCCTACCAGGGCAACGCCGACGCCGTTGATCAGGCCCACGGCCAGCCCCATGCCCAGGCACAGCAGGATCACCACGACGGGGTTGCTCTGCTGCGCCAGGACGCCGGCGGCGATCACGTTGACCAGTCCGACGACCCCGCCGACGGAGAGGTCGAGGTTGCGGCCGATGACCAGGATCGTCTGACCAAGGGCCAGGCACGCCAACGGCGTGGCCAACCGCAGCAGGTCGGCCCAGCGACTCGGCGCGACGACGTTCGCGGACACGGCCAGCCCGACGAGATAGGTCGCGGCCAGCACGACCCAGACCGCCTTGTGTCGCCAGAACGACGGCGTCACCAGTCGACGGATCGGGTGCGATGACCGTCCCGTCGACGGGTCCCGGAAGAGCCGCCCGCCCGTGTGCGTCGGCGTACCGCTCGTCGTCATGCGTGGCCCCTCATCGTGGACTGCCGGGGAGTCAGGTGCGCGCGGACCGTGCGGGAGCGCACCCGTTGGCCGGCGATCAGGCCGGTGATCATCGACGCGGCGTTGGCGCCCAGCGCGGCGATCGGTTGCTCGATCGCCGTGATGCTCGGAGTCATCAGGGAGAACCAGGGCACGTCGTCGAAACTGACGAAGCCCATGTCGGTCCCGACCGCGACGCCCTGTTCGTGCAGCACCTGCAGAGCGCCCAGGGCCATCAGGTTGTTGGTCGCGAAGACAACCTGCGGGGGCGACGGGGTGTCGAGGATCAGGCTCATCGCGGCGCGCCCACCGTCGACCTCGAAATTGCCGGTGTGGCGGTGCTCGGGAGCGACGGCGATACCCCGGTTCCCGGCTTCGGTGGCGAAGTCGAGCAGCCGCTGGTGGCCGTTGGACACCTCGACCGGACCGCCGATGACACCGGCGCTCCGATACCCCTGCTCGGCCAGGTGCTCGGCGAGATCGGCGATGGCACTGCGGCCGTCGACGCCCGCGCAGGGCAGGCCGGAACCCCGGAGGTTGCGGTCGAGCAGCACGATCGGCGTTCCGAACTCGCGCATCCGCCTGATCTGCGGCGTCATCGCGCGGGCCGGGGACAGCAGCAGACCGTCGATCCGCTGGTCGTGCAGGACGTCGAGGTAGTGGCCCTCCTTGGCCGGGTCCTCGTCGGAGTTGCACAGGATGAGCGAGAAGCCGAGCTTGGCCGCCTCGTCCTCGATCGTCCGGGCGAGCTCCACGAAAAAGGAGTTGGTGACGTCGCTGATCACCAGGCCGAGCGCGCGGGAGGCTTCCGTCCGCAGCGAGCGGGCCACCGCGTTGGGACGGTAGTGCAGCTCGTCGGCCGCCTCCTTGACCCGCCGGACGACGCTCTCGCTCACGCCCGGAAGCCCGTTGAGCGCGCGTGACACGCTCGCGACGGACACTCCCGCTCGCTGAGCGACGTCCTTGACGGTGACGATAACGTCCTCCTCGTAATCGATTACGGGGAGACTCTGCCGCATTGCCGAACTTGTCAAGAGCGTTCTGGCCGAACAGGTCTGCGCGCACATCGATCGTTACGCGGGCGTCATACGGCGCAATGCCCCGACAGGCTTTTCCAGGACCACCCATCGACATTCGTGTCGTTTCATCGCTTTCCAGCCGACAGGAGCACTGATGTCCCCTCATGACCGGTCGGACCCGTCCGCCGCGCCCGCCCGTCACACCTCGACCGCAGAACTGGACGCGGCGCTCGACGCGGCGGTCGCGGCCTTCGCCGCGCTCTCCTCCCTCGGCCGGTCGGGCCGCGCTCGACTGCTCAGAGCGGTGTCGACCGCACTCGAGGCCGACCGTGACGATCTGGTCACTACTTGTGAGCAGGAGACCGGACTGCCGACATCACGCCTGCAACAGGAACTCTCGCGGGCCAGATTCCAGTTCGAGCATTTCGCCGACGTGCTGGACGACGGCGCCTACCTCGAGGCGACGGTGGACCACCGCGGCGACTCGCCGGCCGGGCCCCGTCCCGACCTGCGCAGGATGCTCCTCCCGCTGGGCCCGGTCGGTGTGTTCGGGGCCAGCAACTTCCCGTTCGCCTTCTCGGTGGCCGGCGGCGACACCGCCTCGGCCCTGGCCGCTGGCTGTCCCGTCGTCGCCAAGGTCCACGAGGCCCACCCGCTGACCTCCGCATCGTCCTTCCGCGCGATCCGGCGGGCGGCGGAATCGATCGGCGTCGACACCGGCATCCTCTCGCTCGTCCACGGGCAACAGGCCGGGACGGAGCTGGTGCGCCACCCCGCCGTCCGCGCCGTGGGTTTCACCGGATCGCTGCCGGTCGGCCGTCTGCTGGCCGACGTCGCAGCGGCCCGCCCGGACCCGATCCCGTTCTACGGCGAGCTCGGGGCCCTGAATGTCGTGGCCGTCTGCCCGGCCGCGGCCCGGGCCCGCGGCGTCGACATCGCCCGCGGTCTCGCCGGTTCCTTCACCCTGGGGGTGGGGCAGTACTGCACCAAACCGGGTCTCGTCCTGATCCCCGCCGGCCCGGACGGCCGGGCCCTGCGCAAGGCGCTGATCACGGCGGTCGGCGAAGTGCCGAGCGGCGTGATGCTCAGCGAGCGCATCGCCGGCGCCTACGCCACCCGCAGCACGGCACTGGCCGGGCACGCCGGAGTCACTGTCCTGGCGGGTCATTCCGATCGTCGTCCGGTCGATGCCGGCGGCCGCCATGGCGCCCCAGTGCTCCTGGAGGTCGACCCCGACCAGCTGACCGGCGACCTGCTGGAGGAGTGTTTCGGGCCGATCCTGCTGGTGGCGACGTACACGGACGTCGACCAGCTGCGGTCCATCGTGTCCCGGACCGGACCGGCGCTGACCGGGACGATCCACGCCGACGGGACGGATTCCGAGGTGTCGCGGATCGTCCTGGACATCCTGGTCGGACGGGTGGGGCGCATCGTCTGGAACGCGTTCCCGACCGGACTGGCCGTGGCCTGGGCCACCCACCACGGTGGTCCCTACCCGGCATCCACGTCGGTGCTGCACACCAGCGTCGGGGCGACGGCCATCCGCCGCTGGCTCCGACCGGTCTGCTTCCAGGACGTGCCGGCCGACCTGCTGCCCGACGAACTACGGGACGAGCCGGTGGACCACTCACTGGCGCGTCGCGTGGACGGCACTCTCCGCGTGACCTCGTGACCTCCACCCGCTCCGCCGCCCATCGGGCGGCGAAGCGACCGCCGCTTCAGCGGCGGGTGTCGTCCTGCCGGAAGTTTAGGTACGCCCGCGACGGGGTCGGCCCGCGCTGCCCCTGGTAGCGGGAGCCGTACTGGGCCGAGCCGTAGGGGTGCAGCGCCGGGGTGGTCAGCCGGAACAGGCAGAGCTGTCCGATCTTCATGCCCGGCCACAGGGTGATCGGGAGGTTGGCCACGTTGGACAGTTCGAGGGTGATGTGACCGGTGAAACCGGGGTCGATGAACCCGGCGGTCGAATGGGTGAGCAGACCGAGCCGGCCGAGTGACGACTTGCCCTCCAGCCGACCGGCCAGGGA from Nakamurella flava encodes the following:
- a CDS encoding sugar ABC transporter ATP-binding protein, whose translation is MTFRSLTVDHVSKAFGATRALSDVSFTLRAGAVHGLVGENGAGKSTLLKIISGVYRADSGTVAVDGTAVTPGSMTAAEAAGIQIVHQELALFPHLTVAQNICAGRAPRKQGWVSVSEMERRARAALARLGADIDVRRRVEGLPTADQQFVELARGLVRSSNVLILDEPTAALPPEDARRLLAVLRELAAGGMGIAFVSHRLDEVMAVTDEVTVLKDGAVNSSAPTEQLSPERIVSLMVGRELADLFPPKAAETGRPAVLSVQGLVAPPLVRGVDVELHEGEIVGLYGLEGSGQDEVLRCLAGDLPVAGGRVSLRGRRLRTGRVGRALRAGVGFVPPDRKHDGLLLEASGIQNISLPVVRRRFSSGWWVRSRAEHRDAAAAAAEAGVRGNLDRPVVTLSGGNQQKVLLSRLLLARADVLLLNQPTRGVDVGAKAEIYRLIRSVCDSGRTALVVSPEITELLGLCDRIVVIGAGSIRGEVDAGSATEEQVLALAVAS
- a CDS encoding substrate-binding domain-containing protein yields the protein MRTPLRHFMVAAAVSAVTLTALTGCGSSSSTSSSSADGGSSSAAASGSAGADAGGSIPLYSGMALSAASSDVDTSKYKSDVSNPKIGYASLNLVNSFQVQRSKAAELVAKEYGAELITTNANNDANTQVSNIEDLLAQGVNALVVSPVNSDSLTPVLRRAAQANIPVIVEGTDVQSSDVLSRVFSTNDTFGATAAKGLCDLMSGKGKVVMLRGIAGVQAETERYDAGKAEMEKCGLEVEGEAYGDWNYAGGQTAAETLVAQFPEIDGVWSSGSEMTRAAIDVFEAKGRPLVPMTGECENGFLHIWQDKGLKAVAPIFPTWQTPEAVKLALKALRGETIKASYSLELPAITDENVDQFANASLPKDWWSDGVVGSDGKLENYLTPDQVKTIFS
- a CDS encoding ABC transporter permease is translated as MTTSGTPTHTGGRLFRDPSTGRSSHPIRRLVTPSFWRHKAVWVVLAATYLVGLAVSANVVAPSRWADLLRLATPLACLALGQTILVIGRNLDLSVGGVVGLVNVIAAGVLAQQSNPVVVILLCLGMGLAVGLINGVGVALVGVSPFIMTLGTSFMLTGAALVISGGAPSGQLPPSIRALSLGSWLGLAPAVWLTAALFVGVAIVLKFTWVGRTLYARGINPSAARLSGVSLARVDVVSYVFSGLCAAVGGLFLAGAVGQGSLGAGEDLLLNSLAAVVVGGTTFVGGKGGVGGTLGGALLFTVLAAVLTAAGLGAGGLSIASGVVLLAAAALFRRTRST
- a CDS encoding LacI family DNA-binding transcriptional regulator, which produces MCAQTCSARTLLTSSAMRQSLPVIDYEEDVIVTVKDVAQRAGVSVASVSRALNGLPGVSESVVRRVKEAADELHYRPNAVARSLRTEASRALGLVISDVTNSFFVELARTIEDEAAKLGFSLILCNSDEDPAKEGHYLDVLHDQRIDGLLLSPARAMTPQIRRMREFGTPIVLLDRNLRGSGLPCAGVDGRSAIADLAEHLAEQGYRSAGVIGGPVEVSNGHQRLLDFATEAGNRGIAVAPEHRHTGNFEVDGGRAAMSLILDTPSPPQVVFATNNLMALGALQVLHEQGVAVGTDMGFVSFDDVPWFSLMTPSITAIEQPIAALGANAASMITGLIAGQRVRSRTVRAHLTPRQSTMRGHA
- a CDS encoding aldehyde dehydrogenase (NADP(+)), whose translation is MSPHDRSDPSAAPARHTSTAELDAALDAAVAAFAALSSLGRSGRARLLRAVSTALEADRDDLVTTCEQETGLPTSRLQQELSRARFQFEHFADVLDDGAYLEATVDHRGDSPAGPRPDLRRMLLPLGPVGVFGASNFPFAFSVAGGDTASALAAGCPVVAKVHEAHPLTSASSFRAIRRAAESIGVDTGILSLVHGQQAGTELVRHPAVRAVGFTGSLPVGRLLADVAAARPDPIPFYGELGALNVVAVCPAAARARGVDIARGLAGSFTLGVGQYCTKPGLVLIPAGPDGRALRKALITAVGEVPSGVMLSERIAGAYATRSTALAGHAGVTVLAGHSDRRPVDAGGRHGAPVLLEVDPDQLTGDLLEECFGPILLVATYTDVDQLRSIVSRTGPALTGTIHADGTDSEVSRIVLDILVGRVGRIVWNAFPTGLAVAWATHHGGPYPASTSVLHTSVGATAIRRWLRPVCFQDVPADLLPDELRDEPVDHSLARRVDGTLRVTS
- the dcd gene encoding dCTP deaminase codes for the protein MLLSDRDLLAEIEAGNLGLDPFDATLIQPSSIDVRLDRFFRVFNNTKYTHIDPKVQQDDLTTQVEVEGDGPFVLHPGEFVLGSTFEAVTLSDSLAGRLEGKSSLGRLGLLTHSTAGFIDPGFTGHITLELSNVANLPITLWPGMKIGQLCLFRLTTPALHPYGSAQYGSRYQGQRGPTPSRAYLNFRQDDTRR